In the genome of uncultured Pseudomonas sp., the window CGCGAACGGCCATGGTTCAAAGCAGCGCTCACTGGCAACGGCAAGCCTGTCCGTACTCAGGCTTACGAGTTCAAAGAAGCTAACGCCGTCATCATTTCCACCACGCAGACTTTTACCGATGCCGATGGCGGAACAGGTGTTATCTCTCTGGATGTTTCGCTGAACAAATTGACAGAAGTGGCCAAGAATGTCCGCTTTGGTGACAAGGGTTATCTGTTACTGGTGGAAGGTGACGGCACAGTATTGGCTGACCCTATGCACCCCACATACAACTTTAAAGCATTGGCTAGTCTGGGGGATGGGTACAAGTTTCTCGCCAGCCAGCCGGCAGGCTTTTATAGCGTGGAGCTGGAAGGTAAAGACTACAACGCCAGCGTGTATAAATCGCCAACTCTGGGTTGGACCTATATTGGCCTGATCGAAAGCAGCGAAATCAGCGCCGGTGCCTGGCATCTGGTGTGGGTGATCACGCTTCTCGGCAGTGCTCTGGTAGTGGTTTTTGGGCTGTGCGGCGTAGCACTGTCCAAGATGCTGATAGCGCCGATCAACAATACCTCGACCGGCTTGCGCGATATCGCCAGCGGCGACGCTGACCTGACGCGGCGTTTGCTGGTCAAGGGCAATGACGAAACGGCGCAAATGGCCAATGGGTTCAACAGTTTTGTTGCCAGCATCCAGAACTTGATCAGGGAAATTCGCGCTTCCAGCCTAGAAGTTGAACGGGAGGCTATGGATATAGGGATTCAGGCCGACCAACTCGACTCTACAGCGCAACGCCAGTCGATGGCCGTGGACATGGTGTCTACTGCGTTCCATGAAATGGTCGCCACGGCCAATGAAGTGGCCATGAACTGTAATCGCGCCGCTGAAGCCGCTCAGCATGGCCAGGATCAGGCGAATAAAGGGCAGCAAGTCATCGGCCTTATGGTCAGCCAGGTCAGCAGCCTGGGTGAGCGTATTCGTCTGGCATCTGAGTCGATCAGCCAGCTGGAGCAGAATACCCAGGACATTACCGCCATTCTCGACACCATTCGCGGCATTGCCGACCAGACCAACCTGTTGGCGCTCAACGCCGCCATCGAGGCCGCTCGTGCCGGTGACCAAGGCCGTGGGTTTGCCGTGGTTGCCGATGAAGTACGCGCCTTGGCCAAGCGCACCTCCGATTCGACCGAACAGATCAACGGTTTGCTGCACAAGCTGGTCATCAGCAGCCAGAGTGTGGCACTGGAGATGCAGCACAGCCTGGTGCAATCAAACGAGTCGGTGGCCTTTACCGCCCAGGTGGAAGAGGCATTTGCTGGCGTGCATGTGGCGGTGACAACGATCAAGGACATGAACACCCAGATAGCCACTGCAGCCGAGGAGCAACATGCTGTGGCCGAAGACATCAACCGCCATATCACTGATATTCACAGCGATGCCGGTCGTATTAGCGAGGTGTCCAGCGTGTCCAAAACCACCACGCACTCGCTGACGCAAATATCCAGCGAGCTGAACAAGCTGGTGGGCTGCTTCCGTACGGACTGAGCGCTGTGCGGTCGTTGGCAGGCGTGTAGGTGCCTATAGCTAAATAGGCACTTGTATCTGGTTGATCTGCTGGCCGACGGTACGACCATGTGGATCGTGAATTACCCAGTAAGTCCTCACAAAAAAACCGCCTTAGTTGGCGGTTTTTTTGAGGCCGCTGCCGCTTACTGCTGCAATTCCTGCTCGGTGAACATGTCGGCAAACAGCATGCTCGACAGGTAGCGCTCACCGGAGTCCGGCAGGATCACCACAATGGTTTTACCCTGCATCTCAGGCTCGGCGGCAATACGCAGCGCCGCCGCCATGGCTGCGCCGCAGGAGATACCGCAGAGAATCCCCTCCTCGCGCATTAGGCGCAAAGCAAGTGCCTTAGCGTCATCGTCCGACACCAGCTCCACCCGGTCGACCATGCTCAAATCG includes:
- a CDS encoding methyl-accepting chemotaxis protein, with translation MTIRFKLIAAFIVVTLIPVLIITLFVTRQAMDRERTQFNQSSVKQIQEVDNAFSIFLESAAENVTLLTQTRLLQSADSSLPRYMEKSQATQMSPPTSGAGVEIYELFEQFGTTHPSYSFVYASTSQGHYLQWPVSELRANYDPRERPWFKAALTGNGKPVRTQAYEFKEANAVIISTTQTFTDADGGTGVISLDVSLNKLTEVAKNVRFGDKGYLLLVEGDGTVLADPMHPTYNFKALASLGDGYKFLASQPAGFYSVELEGKDYNASVYKSPTLGWTYIGLIESSEISAGAWHLVWVITLLGSALVVVFGLCGVALSKMLIAPINNTSTGLRDIASGDADLTRRLLVKGNDETAQMANGFNSFVASIQNLIREIRASSLEVEREAMDIGIQADQLDSTAQRQSMAVDMVSTAFHEMVATANEVAMNCNRAAEAAQHGQDQANKGQQVIGLMVSQVSSLGERIRLASESISQLEQNTQDITAILDTIRGIADQTNLLALNAAIEAARAGDQGRGFAVVADEVRALAKRTSDSTEQINGLLHKLVISSQSVALEMQHSLVQSNESVAFTAQVEEAFAGVHVAVTTIKDMNTQIATAAEEQHAVAEDINRHITDIHSDAGRISEVSSVSKTTTHSLTQISSELNKLVGCFRTD